In one Legionella clemsonensis genomic region, the following are encoded:
- a CDS encoding SDR family NAD(P)-dependent oxidoreductase produces the protein MKKNILITGGAGFIGSHLADELIAKGYKIRALDNLSEQVHGLKTQRPDYLHPEVELILGDVRDKETVRKALQGIDAVFHFAAMVGVGQSMYQIKNYTDVNNLGTAILLEALIESPVEKLIVASSMSIYGEGLYKTTTGTSVEECKRKLEDLKNQQWELQEDAQNYLMPIPTPEDKKPCLSSVYALSKYDQERLCLITGKAYGIPATALRFFNVYGTRQALSNPYTGVLAIFASRLLNNNAPLIFEDGLQKRDFVHVKDVARACRLALENSNADGEVINIGSGNQYTIREIAEKLAQVMNKEIEPQVTGKYRVGDIRHCFADLTKARALLGFEPCVPFNEGLAELSVWLEGQIAIDHVHKATNELALRGLTV, from the coding sequence ATGAAAAAAAATATATTAATTACCGGCGGTGCTGGTTTTATAGGCTCCCATTTGGCAGATGAACTCATTGCAAAGGGCTACAAAATAAGGGCTTTAGACAATTTGTCTGAACAGGTGCATGGATTAAAAACTCAGCGGCCCGACTATCTTCATCCGGAAGTTGAACTTATTTTAGGCGATGTAAGGGACAAGGAGACCGTAAGAAAAGCGCTTCAGGGTATCGATGCTGTTTTTCATTTTGCTGCGATGGTAGGAGTAGGGCAAAGTATGTACCAGATAAAAAATTACACTGATGTCAATAATCTGGGTACAGCTATATTGCTGGAAGCGCTGATAGAATCTCCTGTTGAAAAACTCATTGTTGCTTCCAGCATGAGCATTTACGGAGAGGGATTGTATAAAACAACCACAGGCACTTCCGTTGAAGAATGCAAGCGCAAACTTGAGGATTTAAAAAATCAACAATGGGAATTGCAGGAGGATGCACAAAATTATCTAATGCCCATTCCAACCCCCGAAGACAAAAAACCTTGTCTCTCATCGGTATATGCGCTTTCCAAATATGACCAGGAACGTTTGTGCCTGATTACTGGTAAGGCCTATGGCATACCTGCTACTGCATTGCGCTTCTTTAACGTATACGGAACCAGACAAGCGCTTTCTAATCCGTATACCGGTGTATTGGCTATTTTTGCCTCAAGATTATTAAACAATAATGCCCCCTTAATTTTTGAGGATGGTTTGCAAAAAAGAGATTTTGTGCACGTTAAGGATGTGGCCAGAGCTTGCCGATTAGCATTGGAGAATAGTAATGCTGACGGAGAAGTGATTAATATAGGCAGCGGTAATCAGTACACCATCCGTGAAATTGCAGAAAAGCTTGCCCAGGTTATGAATAAAGAAATTGAACCTCAGGTAACGGGCAAATATCGAGTGGGCGATATACGTCATTGTTTTGCCGACTTAACAAAGGCAAGAGCATTATTAGGATTTGAACCTTGCGTCCCATTTAATGAAGGATTGGCTGAGCTGTCTGTGTGGCTTGAAGGACAAATAGCGATTGATCATGTCCATAAGGCCACCAATGAGTTAGCTTTGCGAGGTTTGACAGTATAG
- a CDS encoding SDR family NAD(P)-dependent oxidoreductase, with protein sequence MKGTIGNENYTLITGGAGFIGTNLADRLLGQGRRVMIYDNLSRPGVEQNLQWLKGKYGNQVIIQIADIREKKVLQACVNNAQQIFHFLAQVAVTSSITNPEDDFEVNLVGTFNLLEALRHSSRTPPLIFTSTNKVYGDLRDLAFTTNQTRFYPEDATIDLNGIDENQPLDFHSPYGCSKGSADQYVLDYSRCYGLKTTVFRMSCIYGPHQFGNEDQGWVAHFTISALESKPVVIYGNGKQVRDILFVEDLIEAFLLAEQHIDKLSGNAFNIGGGPKNTVSLIEVVELIQKKTGKEIDLIFEEWRTGDQCYYVSNIAKFKSATGWSPKISVSQGVERLISWLNESKNHFSKESKFLSKAMVE encoded by the coding sequence ATGAAAGGTACAATTGGAAATGAAAACTATACCCTGATAACCGGTGGGGCAGGTTTTATCGGCACCAATTTGGCTGACAGGCTCCTTGGTCAAGGTAGAAGGGTAATGATTTATGACAATTTATCCCGACCAGGGGTAGAGCAGAATCTGCAATGGCTTAAAGGAAAATATGGTAATCAGGTTATTATACAGATAGCCGACATTAGAGAAAAAAAAGTACTTCAGGCGTGTGTAAACAACGCGCAACAAATTTTTCATTTTCTGGCGCAGGTAGCAGTCACTTCCTCCATTACAAATCCTGAAGATGATTTTGAGGTCAATTTAGTCGGCACATTTAATCTATTGGAAGCGCTACGACATTCCTCCCGTACTCCTCCTTTGATATTTACCTCCACTAACAAGGTATATGGTGATTTAAGAGATCTTGCATTTACTACCAATCAAACCCGATTTTACCCAGAAGACGCAACCATTGATCTAAACGGTATTGATGAGAATCAGCCACTTGATTTTCATAGTCCCTACGGTTGCTCGAAAGGCTCGGCAGATCAGTATGTGCTGGATTATTCAAGGTGCTACGGACTTAAAACAACTGTCTTTAGAATGAGTTGTATCTATGGGCCTCATCAATTTGGCAATGAAGATCAGGGGTGGGTTGCTCATTTCACAATTAGTGCGCTGGAGAGCAAGCCCGTTGTAATTTATGGTAACGGCAAGCAGGTAAGAGACATTCTTTTTGTAGAAGATTTGATTGAGGCATTTCTGCTGGCAGAGCAACATATTGATAAACTATCAGGAAATGCATTCAATATTGGGGGCGGGCCTAAAAATACTGTAAGCCTGATTGAGGTTGTTGAGCTCATTCAGAAAAAAACAGGCAAAGAAATCGACCTGATTTTTGAGGAATGGAGAACAGGGGATCAGTGCTATTACGTTTCTAATATTGCCAAATTTAAAAGCGCAACCGGTTGGTCGCCTAAGATTTCAGTATCCCAGGGTGTGGAGAGGCTTATCTCCTGGTTGAATGAATCAAAAAATCATTTTTCTAAGGAAAGCAAGTTTTTATCAAAAGCAATGGTTGAATAA
- a CDS encoding MDR/zinc-dependent alcohol dehydrogenase-like family protein has translation METSLLTKKINPIRPKTSMMKAAVISAPRKAAAIVVAVPEPNKGEVRIKIEGSGVCASNIPVWEGRDWFSYPLAAGNPGHEGWGIIDAIGPEVEGLNVGDRVTCLSYNAYAEYDIAKAEEVIVLPTFLEGKPFPGEALGCVMNIFSRSDIHAGQTVAVVGTGFLGILLIQLLKSAGANVIAISKRSFSLQAAAAAGAAQTIPMNDHYEVIERVQQLTGNAFCDRVIEVTGKEWPLNLAIELTAERGKLIVAGFHQDGMRQVNMQLLNWRGIDMINAHERNPKQYIKGIQHAIRAIEEGKMNPFPLFTHLFTLDKAEQALNLLTERPEGFIKALLINKAVV, from the coding sequence ATGGAAACATCTTTATTAACTAAAAAAATTAACCCCATAAGACCAAAGACTTCAATGATGAAAGCTGCGGTCATCTCGGCACCTCGAAAAGCAGCTGCCATTGTTGTTGCAGTTCCTGAGCCCAATAAAGGCGAAGTACGTATTAAAATTGAGGGAAGTGGCGTATGCGCTTCCAATATCCCTGTCTGGGAAGGAAGAGATTGGTTTTCCTATCCTCTTGCAGCGGGTAACCCCGGTCACGAAGGCTGGGGAATTATAGACGCTATAGGGCCTGAGGTTGAGGGACTTAACGTGGGCGACAGAGTAACCTGCCTTTCCTATAATGCCTACGCGGAATATGACATTGCCAAAGCGGAGGAAGTCATTGTTTTACCGACTTTTCTAGAAGGAAAACCTTTCCCTGGTGAGGCATTGGGTTGCGTTATGAATATTTTTAGCCGTAGTGATATCCATGCTGGACAAACAGTCGCAGTAGTGGGTACAGGTTTTTTAGGTATCCTGCTCATTCAATTATTAAAATCAGCAGGGGCAAACGTTATTGCTATATCAAAACGTAGCTTTTCACTTCAAGCAGCAGCAGCGGCCGGAGCAGCTCAAACAATACCGATGAATGATCATTATGAGGTAATCGAGCGAGTGCAACAGTTAACTGGTAATGCATTTTGTGACCGGGTGATTGAAGTAACTGGTAAGGAATGGCCTTTAAATCTTGCTATCGAGCTTACGGCTGAAAGAGGTAAATTGATTGTCGCTGGTTTTCATCAAGATGGTATGCGGCAAGTCAATATGCAGTTGCTGAACTGGAGAGGAATAGACATGATTAACGCGCATGAGAGGAATCCTAAGCAGTATATCAAAGGGATACAGCATGCGATTAGAGCTATTGAGGAGGGAAAAATGAATCCTTTTCCCCTTTTTACGCATTTGTTTACACTGGATAAAGCAGAGCAAGCCTTGAACTTACTTACCGAAAGACCCGAGGGCTTTATTAAAGCTTTGCTAATTAATAAGGCAGTAGTATGA
- a CDS encoding Gfo/Idh/MocA family protein has translation MTATTPSNSKKRLSLGFIGVGWIGRSRMEALINQGNIKAVVIAEPCMQNASNALKMAAGARLVKSPEDVYKNEALDGIVIATPSALHASQSLEALKAGKAVFCQKPLGRTSEEVEQIINASKEADKLLFVDLSYRYTKAFQAIYDTIIRGEIGRIHAVNLVFHNAYGPDKAWFYDIKQSGGGCVIDLGVHLLDMALYCLGFPEVINLQSHLYSRGIKLKPNEEKVEDFAKIFMSTADETTLSLECSWNASAGQDAVIEVVFYGSEGGVALKNINGSFYDFKAEKYKGTHTQILVLPPDDWSGRTGLAWAEKIAAGQGYDQVIANEYLKTARIIDRIYGR, from the coding sequence ATGACGGCAACTACTCCTTCTAATTCTAAAAAGCGCTTGTCTCTGGGATTTATTGGTGTGGGCTGGATAGGCAGAAGCAGAATGGAAGCACTTATTAACCAGGGCAATATCAAGGCTGTGGTAATCGCCGAGCCCTGTATGCAAAATGCTTCCAATGCCCTAAAGATGGCAGCAGGCGCCAGACTGGTTAAGTCACCTGAGGATGTATATAAAAACGAAGCGCTTGATGGTATTGTAATTGCTACCCCTAGTGCATTGCATGCCTCACAATCGTTGGAAGCTTTGAAAGCAGGTAAAGCCGTATTTTGTCAAAAGCCATTAGGTAGGACGTCTGAAGAAGTAGAGCAAATTATAAACGCATCAAAAGAGGCTGATAAATTACTTTTTGTTGATTTATCTTACCGCTATACAAAAGCTTTTCAGGCAATATACGACACCATTATTCGTGGTGAAATTGGTAGAATACATGCTGTCAATCTAGTATTTCATAATGCTTATGGTCCTGATAAAGCATGGTTCTATGATATAAAACAATCTGGTGGCGGTTGTGTCATCGATCTGGGCGTACACCTGCTTGATATGGCCTTGTATTGTTTAGGTTTTCCTGAAGTTATCAACTTGCAAAGTCATCTTTACAGTAGAGGGATAAAATTAAAGCCCAATGAAGAAAAGGTAGAGGATTTTGCCAAAATATTTATGAGTACCGCAGATGAAACGACCTTAAGCCTTGAGTGCTCATGGAATGCTTCGGCAGGACAGGATGCAGTCATTGAAGTTGTTTTTTATGGCAGCGAAGGCGGTGTAGCGTTAAAAAATATAAATGGTTCATTTTACGATTTCAAAGCTGAAAAGTATAAGGGAACTCATACCCAAATTCTTGTTTTACCACCTGATGATTGGAGTGGAAGAACAGGGCTGGCATGGGCTGAAAAAATTGCAGCAGGACAGGGTTATGATCAGGTAATAGCCAATGAATATTTAAAAACTGCTCGGATAATTGACAGAATTTATGGAAGATAA
- a CDS encoding glycosyltransferase family 4 protein: protein MEDKITLLMTADTVGGVWTYTVNLCKGLLDYNVEIHLMTLGGKLSKQQLEEINRLSNVSLYCSEYKLEWMENPWEDMTLAEQWIRAIYKKVNPDIIHFNNYVEAKGEWLCPVVTVFHSCVQTWWKAVKGEKAPAEWERYRHAVKKSIFSSDILIAPSRAMLCEAQSIYGKVNVAKVIYNGSDSWNLNEYDRKESFILTAGRVWDEAKNILLLSEIADELDWPVYIAGNTINPNTGQAKMPGNAHFLGRLSHQELQTYMQRAAVFVMPARYEPFGLAVLEAAQAGCALALGQIESLEEIWQDAALYFKPDDKAKVVETLQQIIKDRSLRLKLASAASLRAKNFTLEQMTREYVELYKDLLRKKAFRKINMEAI from the coding sequence ATGGAAGATAAAATAACATTATTAATGACAGCTGATACGGTAGGAGGAGTTTGGACGTATACGGTCAACCTCTGTAAGGGATTGCTGGATTATAACGTGGAAATCCATCTGATGACTTTGGGGGGGAAGCTGAGTAAACAGCAGCTTGAAGAGATAAATCGTCTGTCAAATGTAAGTTTATACTGCAGTGAATATAAGCTGGAATGGATGGAAAATCCCTGGGAAGATATGACGCTTGCCGAGCAATGGATAAGAGCAATTTATAAAAAAGTTAATCCTGATATTATCCATTTTAACAATTATGTGGAAGCAAAGGGCGAGTGGCTATGTCCTGTTGTCACTGTTTTTCATTCTTGCGTACAAACATGGTGGAAGGCTGTAAAAGGAGAGAAAGCACCTGCAGAATGGGAAAGGTATCGACACGCTGTTAAAAAATCCATTTTTTCATCGGATATTTTGATTGCACCCTCCAGAGCGATGCTTTGTGAGGCGCAGAGTATTTATGGAAAAGTTAACGTTGCAAAAGTAATTTATAACGGCAGTGATAGTTGGAACTTAAATGAATATGATAGAAAAGAATCCTTTATTTTAACAGCAGGACGTGTATGGGATGAAGCCAAAAACATCCTTCTGCTGTCAGAAATAGCAGATGAGCTTGATTGGCCAGTTTATATCGCCGGCAATACTATTAATCCCAACACGGGTCAAGCCAAGATGCCCGGGAATGCCCATTTTTTAGGACGTCTATCGCATCAAGAACTACAGACTTACATGCAACGGGCAGCCGTGTTTGTTATGCCTGCACGTTATGAACCTTTTGGCCTTGCTGTGCTTGAAGCAGCACAGGCTGGCTGTGCACTGGCTTTAGGGCAGATAGAATCGCTTGAAGAAATTTGGCAGGATGCAGCGCTTTATTTTAAACCAGATGATAAAGCCAAGGTTGTTGAAACCTTGCAACAAATAATAAAAGACAGAAGCTTGCGTTTAAAGTTGGCTTCCGCTGCCTCCTTGAGAGCCAAAAATTTTACCCTGGAGCAAATGACACGGGAATATGTGGAGCTTTATAAGGATCTCCTGAGAAAAAAAGCGTTTAGAAAAATTAATATGGAAGCTATATGA
- a CDS encoding CgeB family protein yields the protein MKAVMFYHSLASDWNHGNAHFLRGVAQELINRDYEVEVYEPLGGWSFSNLVKDHGQEKLEEFKKYFPTLQPRFYDPKNPEYKKLLSGADLVIVHEWNEPELVATLGRLKKIYGYKLLFHDTHHRAVSDEQSMAKYDFTEYDGALVFGKLIQDIYKHKKWISRTWVWHEAAHHHLFTPQFAEEKKGDLVWIGNWGDNERTNELMEFLIKPVKELRLKAKVYGVRYPQEALQALKDAGIEYGGWLPNYKVPEVFAQYKVTVHVPRGPYVKKLSGIPTIRPFEAMACGIPLICSPWDDSEKLFNPGEDYLTANNGQEMKEHLEQLLNNEELSEKLAKHGRQTILQRHTCSHRVNELETILAEL from the coding sequence ATGAAAGCAGTGATGTTTTACCATTCCCTGGCCTCAGACTGGAATCATGGGAATGCCCATTTCTTAAGAGGTGTTGCACAAGAGTTGATTAATCGGGATTATGAAGTGGAGGTGTATGAACCCTTGGGAGGATGGAGCTTTTCTAATCTCGTTAAAGATCATGGTCAAGAAAAATTGGAAGAGTTTAAAAAATATTTTCCAACCCTTCAACCTCGCTTTTATGATCCTAAAAATCCAGAGTATAAAAAGTTACTCAGCGGTGCCGATTTAGTCATTGTTCATGAATGGAATGAGCCTGAATTAGTTGCAACCCTAGGTAGATTAAAAAAAATCTATGGGTATAAGCTACTGTTTCATGATACTCATCATCGTGCTGTTTCAGACGAACAGAGCATGGCAAAGTATGATTTTACAGAGTACGATGGTGCCCTGGTGTTTGGAAAATTAATACAAGATATTTATAAGCATAAAAAATGGATCAGCAGAACATGGGTTTGGCATGAAGCTGCTCATCACCACTTGTTTACTCCTCAGTTTGCTGAAGAAAAAAAAGGCGATTTAGTGTGGATTGGCAATTGGGGAGACAATGAGCGCACCAATGAACTTATGGAGTTTTTAATAAAACCTGTAAAGGAATTAAGATTAAAAGCAAAAGTATACGGTGTACGCTACCCGCAAGAGGCGCTACAGGCACTTAAGGATGCGGGTATCGAATATGGAGGATGGCTTCCAAACTATAAAGTACCGGAAGTTTTTGCCCAATATAAAGTGACAGTACATGTACCGCGGGGCCCCTATGTTAAAAAACTATCAGGCATACCTACCATCCGGCCGTTTGAAGCCATGGCTTGTGGTATACCACTTATTTGTTCACCCTGGGATGATTCCGAGAAGCTTTTTAATCCCGGAGAGGATTATTTAACAGCAAATAATGGACAGGAAATGAAGGAGCATTTAGAACAGCTTTTAAATAATGAGGAACTTTCCGAAAAATTGGCTAAACACGGGCGTCAAACTATTTTGCAAAGGCATACCTGTTCACACCGCGTCAATGAACTCGAAACCATATTGGCAGAGCTCTAA